Sequence from the Phycisphaeraceae bacterium genome:
TGAGCGCAGAGGAGCGCGGGGATGCTGTGACTACGATTCGGAGGAATGGGGACCATCTGCTGGCTGTGATCAATGACATTCTCGATCTATCCAAGATCGAGGCGGGCAAGATGAACCTTGAGAAACTAGACATCAGTCCGGCGGAGGCGATTACTGATGTGCGTGATCTATTGGTGGGGTATGCGGCGAAGAAGGGGCTTGGGCTTGAGCTTGAGTTGGGTGATTTGCCGTCAACGATCCAGACGGACCCGACTCGGCTGCGTCAGATTCTTGCCAATCTGGTGAGTAACGCGATCAAGTTCACCGAGACGGGGACCGTCACGATCGGTGCGGACTGGGAAGCGCACGAGCAGGGCGTGTTGCGTGTGGCGGTGCGTGATACGGGTATCGGGATGTCTCAAGCTTACGTCGGGCGAATCTTCGAGGCCTTTTCACAGGCGGATGATTCGATGTCTCGACGTTTTGGTGGAACCGGGCTTGGGTTGAAGATCTCAAGCAGGCTGGCGGAGATGTTGGGCGGGAGGATTTCGGTTGAGTCGACGCCTGGGGTTGGGAGCACCTTTACACTCAGCATCGAGACCGGTGTCGTGAATGCTGGCGAGCGGAAAGCTACAGAGGTCACTGCGCGGCAGGATGAGTTGTCGGGTTGTCCTTTGGAAGGTGTGCGTATTCTGCTGGCTGAGGATGGTCTCGATAATCAGCGGCTGATCACATTCCATTTGCATAAGGCGGGGGCCGAGGTCACGGTGACGAACAATGGTGTTGAGGTCCTGCAGGCGTGGGACGCTGATCCCGGGGGCCATGAACTGATACTTCTTGATATGCAGATGCCTGAGATTGACGGTTATCAGGCGGCGTGGTCGCTGCGCCATCGTGGGTGGCGTGGTCCGATTCTTGCTTTGACAGCTCACGCGATGGCTGAGGATCGTGATCGTTGTCTGGCTGCGGGATGCTCGGACTATGGGAGCAAGCCGATCGACCGTGATGACTTAATTCGTATGTGCCTCAATGGGCTTGAGCAAGATCAGGAGCAGAGGACCGCTGCTTGAGTAGCTCAGGTGTTGGTGGTGACTCGTTGTTCCTCAAGGTAGCGATGGACGAGGGCGATGGCCATAGAGCCTTCACCCACGGCGGTGGCGACTCTCTTGACGGACCCGCTTCGGACGTCGCCGACGGCGAAGATGCCGGGTCGGGTGGTTTCGAGGTAATCGGAATCACGTTCGGGTGCCCGACCGTTTTGTAACCAGTGCTCTTGGCGTGCCGGGTGGTCGACCGCTTCGCGTCCGGTGACGATGAAGCCCTTGCCGTCCAGGGCGCAGCAGCCGTCGAGCCACTGAGTCTGGGGATCGGCTCCGATCATGGCGAAGAGGGCGGCGCAGTCGATGGACCTGGTCTTGTTCTTGCTGGTCAGCTCGATCTGTTCCAGGTGATCGTTGCCACGCAGAGCGGTGAGTTGTGCGTCGGTGATCAGCTCGATGTTGGGCTCTCGCGTGATGCGTTGGATGAGGTAGTTGGACATCGTGGCGGAGAGGCTGCTTCTGCGGATCACGATGGAGACTTTTGATGCGTGTTGGCTAAGGAAGATGGCGGCCTGACCTGCAGAGTTCCCGCCACCGACCACCACAACAGGCTGTTGTCGGCAGTGGATGGCTTCGAGGTGTCCAGCCGCGTAGTAGAGACCGACGCCCTCGAATCTGGAGCAATCGTCGAGGCCGAGAGTGCGGTACCTGGCCCCCATGGCGAGGATCACGGCTCGCGCACGGACCTTGGTGTTGTCATCAAGCGTGATGGTCTTGTAAGCGCCTCGGCAATCGATGTCTTCGACATGGACGGGGCTGCAGAGCGTGGCACCGAACTTGCGGGCCTGGAGGACGGCTTCGCGGGCGAGGTCGCGCCCGCTGATGCCCGTGGTGAAGCCGAGGTAGTTCTCGATCTTACTCGAGGTGCCAGCCTGCCCGCCTGGGGCCGTGCCGTCGATGACGACGGTGTTGAGGCCTTCGCTGGAACCGTAGACGGCGGCGGCGAGTCCACCTGGTCCTGCGCCGATGACAGCCAGATCGTAGATATCGTCGCTTAGTTCAGGTAGCAATCCCATGCAGCGGGCGATGGCGCGGATGTCGGGATTTCTGTAGACCGTTCCTTCACGGACGAGGACGGGAAACTCGCGTGGGCCTACCCCGAACTGATCGACCAGGAGCTTGGCATCGTCGTTGGTCTCGGGGTCCTGCCAGTTGAATGGGATCTGGTTTCTGCCCAGGAACTCACGGAGTGTGTAGGTGCCGGGGCATGAGCCGGGTCCGAGGATCTGGATTTGCCCGTAGCCCTGGCCTTCGAGCCAGTCGCGTCGAGCCATGAAAGTGCGGAGGACCAGGTCGCCAGCTTCGCTGTTGTCGCGGACGAGCTCGCGGAGTTGTTCGATGCTGAGTTGGAGGACGCGGGTGGGTTCGATCGCGCGACATTCCGCGACGGTGGGTTCGCCTGTGAACATCGACAGGTCGCCGATGAACATGCCTTTGGTCACGGAGGAGAAGTAGGTCTCGCGATCGGACTGATTGCGGTCGAAGAAAACGACGCGTCCTGATTCGAGGACGTAGAAGGGGGCGTTGCGCATGCCCTGAGCGAAGATCATCTCACCACCATCAAAGCAGGTGCAGGTGGCACGCTCAGCGATGACTTTGAGCAGGTGATCGGGGAGGACTGGGAAGATGCTCTGGTCCGCCGCATCGGCCATTCGCTCAGCGGGTCGCCAGGTCGACGTGATCATGATGAGGTGCCCTCGTAGCGTCTTACCTGTGATAGTTGGAGTCGATCATAGTCATGGGCATTCCGGAACGGCAGCGCCTGAGGGTTGGTCGAGTCCACTGCTGAGACTTGTGCTCATTCGGACCTAGGCATCATTATAACAGTGTTACATGCGGGTTAGGCCGGTCTGCGTCGGGTGATCAGGCATCCGATACCAAGAAGCAGGGCGGCTGAGGCAGGCTCCGGTGCCTCGAACATGATGCCGGCTGCCCTCATTGAGACAAATGTGTTTTGGCTGGAGGTTTGAACCAGCTTGTAGGTGACGCCTTGTGTTAATGCGACCTCGCCGAGGAGCAGCCATTGGTTGCCGAAACCTGAGTTCGGGGCGTTGGATGGGTTGTTCTGATTGATAGCGGCCACGATGATCGAGGAACTGTCTGAGCCGTTGAGGGTGTAGGTGGTGGGGATGGCGGAGACGCCTGTCGTGAAGGGCCATGTGGCGTAGATTCTGTAGTTACCTGTGACCCCGCCTGCGATTCCCCGGAAGGCGTCGGTTGCGTTGATGGGGGTTGCGGGCGCGGGCGAGAAGTTATCGGCGTCGATCCCGGGTGTGTAGCGAAATACATAGGTATCAGGCTCGTTGACGGCGTTGCCTCCGAAAATCGAGTTACCGCCGGTCAATCCGGGGACGCCCAGGGCTGCGCTGCTGGTGCTGGCGGTGGTGGTGTCGCCGGCGAAGGCGAAGTTGGGATGGTAAGTCACGGCGGCGTCGTCAGCGCCATCGGTATCGACCTCGATGATGAAGGCGGCTTGCGTGTTGGCGGCGGCTGCGGCCATGAACAGACCGATCACGAATGCGTTGATTCTCTTCATCGCGTTCTCCTCTCGGGTTGTGTCCGGGTATCTGCCCGTCACCTATAGGATGCGGTGTTTCGGGCCAACCGCAAGAGAAAGGTGTTTGTGTTGCTTGGTGCGTTCGCCATTTTGCCGCATGGAGGGCGGGGGAGGCTCGAGTGATTGCTTGGCGGAGGGATGAGAAGGTTGCGTCGGCGTGCGCATGGCCGGTTTTGTGCGGATGTCGGGTTCTGAGGGGTTGTTTTGAGCTTAGCTGATGGTGTGGGGTCTGTTTTCAGTGTTTGAGGTGGGGTTGTGGTGGTTTTGGCAAGGGGTGGGTTGTGCGCACGATGGTTTTAACAGGGTGATTTTCGGCGTGGATGGGGTGGTTTGAGGGGTGGGGTCGTCCATCAAACGTGGTTGATGGACCCCTGAATGCGGGTGTTTGTGCGCGCGGGTAGGGTTGTGGTTTTGGTCGGGATCAAGTTGACGAAGAATCATCTAAGTCGATCAGTCACTGGTGATAGATAAAGAACCGGTCTCAGGGTGGGTGGTGTATTTTGAGACATGTTAGAAGTGCGAGGAGGCACACCGAACTGGCCAGTGCCGAGATCGGCGCTGAAGAGGTGCCGAAGTTGGTGGCCAGTAGTGAGAGGTCGATGAGATCGACATGAAGATCATGGTTGATGTCGGAGGGCTTCGTTCGTGCTTTCGTGGCTGCGTGCATGCCGACGGGCAGGGGTTCAACCATCGCGCCTTCGGCCATCGAGATGTAGTCGGGAAGTCGGAAGGTGAAGGTTGCCGGGTGGATAACCTCGGGTCGGAGGATACCGTGAATGGGTGGCGTGGCCCAGAATCTGACTGCGGGGTCGAGTTGTAGATGCCGAGGCGTGAGGCTTTGTGGTTCGGGTTGGGGATGCCCGGCTCCATGCAAACGCGGTGACCCTCGGCAAGTTTTGTGACCTGGTCGCCCACCTCGATGACGGTTGCGGATGCCTCGTGGCGAGGATCATCGGTGCATTGACAATGAAGGGGCCGATTCGGCCGTGCTGGTAGTAGTGGACATCGGACCCGCAGACGCCGACGGTGTGGATGCGGATTCTGACATCGTGCTGACCGAGGCGTTGTCGTCGGGGAGGTCAATATTGCGGAGGTTGAGTTGCCGATCTGGCTCTTGGACGAGTGCTTTCATGGCCTAGAAAATCCTAGGGTGTTGTTCCAGCGGTCGTCTGTGAGGTGTTCAAAGGGTCGGGTTCATGATCTGTCGAACAGCGTGCTGGAGTTCGTGGAGTTTGTGGAAGACCTGATATTTTGCTTGATAAAAGGCTTGGGTTTCGAGATTCGGGTTGATGGTGGTGCCTGGCTGGGTCATCTTATTCATGGCTTCATGGACTGACGGGTAAGTGCCAGCGGCGACGGATCCGAGGATGGCTGAACCGAGGAGGACGGCTTCGGGTTCTGCCGGGAGTTCGAGTCGGCACCCGGTGGCATTGGCGTGTTGCTGGAGGAAGACGGGGTTTTTTGTTCCGCCGCCGCAGACGCGGAGGGTGTTGATTGCGTAGCCAGCTTGATTAAGTCGGTCGATGATGTGGCGGGTGCCGAGGGCGACGGCTTGGAGGGTAGCGAGGTACAGGGTGGCGAGTTGGTCGATGTCCTGTTCCAAGCGTAATCCGGTGATGATGCCACGGAGGGTTGGATCGGCGTGGGGTGAGCGGTTGCCGTGGAAGTCGGGGTCGACGTGGAGGTCGCGGGTGAGAAAGTCGATGGGTTGATCTGCGGCGATTTCGGTGAGACGGTTGTTGAGGAAGGCGTAGACCGATTGGTTTTTCTGGTCTGCGCGTTGCTGGGCTTGAGCGGAGGCGGCGTGACCGAAGACGATGCGGTCGATCAGGGCTCCGGTTGCAGACTGCCCGCCTTCGTTGAGCCACATCTGCGGGATCATCGCGCTGTAGTACGGCCCCCAGATGCCTTCGACGAAGCGAGGTTGGTCGGAGATGGCCATGTGGCAGGATGAGGTTCCGCCGATGAGAGCGAGTTGCTGGTTGAGCGAGGTATCCCCGCCAAGGAGTCCGATACCGCCGGCGTGTGCGTCGATCACAGAGACGGAGACGGCGGTGTTGGGTTCCAGTCCGAGGTCTTGAGCGGCTTGTTGTGTCAGCCCATCGGCGAGGGGCTGCCCCATGG
This genomic interval carries:
- a CDS encoding ATP-binding protein, with the protein product NGKFGQLMGIPDEMLAPGADSVLPASIAQQRDGTLERRIGDRSIEIQFNRTDDGGYVLLAHDVTHRRQTEEDLRAAKDRAETATQAKSAFLANMSHEIRTPMTAILGFTALLDEPELSAEERGDAVTTIRRNGDHLLAVINDILDLSKIEAGKMNLEKLDISPAEAITDVRDLLVGYAAKKGLGLELELGDLPSTIQTDPTRLRQILANLVSNAIKFTETGTVTIGADWEAHEQGVLRVAVRDTGIGMSQAYVGRIFEAFSQADDSMSRRFGGTGLGLKISSRLAEMLGGRISVESTPGVGSTFTLSIETGVVNAGERKATEVTARQDELSGCPLEGVRILLAEDGLDNQRLITFHLHKAGAEVTVTNNGVEVLQAWDADPGGHELILLDMQMPEIDGYQAAWSLRHRGWRGPILALTAHAMAEDRDRCLAAGCSDYGSKPIDRDDLIRMCLNGLEQDQEQRTAA
- a CDS encoding FAD-dependent oxidoreductase, with translation MITSTWRPAERMADAADQSIFPVLPDHLLKVIAERATCTCFDGGEMIFAQGMRNAPFYVLESGRVVFFDRNQSDRETYFSSVTKGMFIGDLSMFTGEPTVAECRAIEPTRVLQLSIEQLRELVRDNSEAGDLVLRTFMARRDWLEGQGYGQIQILGPGSCPGTYTLREFLGRNQIPFNWQDPETNDDAKLLVDQFGVGPREFPVLVREGTVYRNPDIRAIARCMGLLPELSDDIYDLAVIGAGPGGLAAAVYGSSEGLNTVVIDGTAPGGQAGTSSKIENYLGFTTGISGRDLAREAVLQARKFGATLCSPVHVEDIDCRGAYKTITLDDNTKVRARAVILAMGARYRTLGLDDCSRFEGVGLYYAAGHLEAIHCRQQPVVVVGGGNSAGQAAIFLSQHASKVSIVIRRSSLSATMSNYLIQRITREPNIELITDAQLTALRGNDHLEQIELTSKNKTRSIDCAALFAMIGADPQTQWLDGCCALDGKGFIVTGREAVDHPARQEHWLQNGRAPERDSDYLETTRPGIFAVGDVRSGSVKRVATAVGEGSMAIALVHRYLEEQRVTTNT
- a CDS encoding FGGY-family carbohydrate kinase encodes the protein MNDHHFIGIDVGTGSARAAVFDAHGQRLGMAVNDIKTWRPQQDFVQQSTVNIWSAVCMATKKAVVEASIKPGTVRGIGIDATCSLAVVDHARNPVSIDPDADPQQDVIVWMDHRATPQADFINSTGHEVLQYVGGRVSPEMQMPKLLWLKQNMPKAWASAAYFFDLPDYLTWRCTGSTTRSLCTTVCKWTYLGHKALENGIGWQRDFLQQIGLHDLTDNNHARIGTHVEPMGQPLADGLTQQAAQDLGLEPNTAVSVSVIDAHAGGIGLLGGDTSLNQQLALIGGTSSCHMAISDQPRFVEGIWGPYYSAMIPQMWLNEGGQSATGALIDRIVFGHAASAQAQQRADQKNQSVYAFLNNRLTEIAADQPIDFLTRDLHVDPDFHGNRSPHADPTLRGIITGLRLEQDIDQLATLYLATLQAVALGTRHIIDRLNQAGYAINTLRVCGGGTKNPVFLQQHANATGCRLELPAEPEAVLLGSAILGSVAAGTYPSVHEAMNKMTQPGTTINPNLETQAFYQAKYQVFHKLHELQHAVRQIMNPTL